DNA sequence from the Cohnella herbarum genome:
CTGTATCTTATATTCCTCAATTAATCTTGTCTTTTCACAAATATCATTTTGATCATTAGGATTATAGTAAAATCCTAAATCTTCCATTAGACTTTCTAGTCCAACATATTCTTTAGGTATAAACATGTAATCAAACTCATCGTTCCTGGCTAATCTGGCAAGCCTTTCACATCCATTTATTAGGCCATATTCATCGTTTGTCATTCTAATCACAAGCCAATAAACAATCTCTACCTCTATGTACTTTTGATGATTTCGGTATATATTCTTAATTAATTTCTTTAATCTATACTTTGCATCCTTGCTTTTGAAATCAAAGGATATTAGATCTAAATAATCATTTTTTAATTCTGTTTCTAAGGTTGAATTTGAATATACTTCTTTTTCAAACTCAATAATTGAATATTCATCACAATATAATCTAATGAACATGTTTGAAATTGAATCTGAAAATAAAAGCATTTCATCACCACTCTTTGCAATAATTTCATCTAACGTTGTCGTATTCGCGACGGCCATTCCCCTTAGATAGCTCTTATCTTAGGGGAATGGATGTATCTGCCTGACTCACTTCCTCGAAATCACTTCGGGCAGATCAAGGGCCGCATGGCCCGCTGCCCGAATATTGTGTTAGGTGATGGACTCAACATCTTGGCTTGCTTTCAACTAAGTTATTTCGAACTTCATATGAGTCAGTTTATTTATTAAATATCTGATGTTACATATGATAATTGCAATTACAATAATTGTGCTGATAAATGTTAAATGATTTGAAATATATTTACTTGCCACATACAAGATCCAGATGTACCCAGATAATCCACCTGCTACTATATAGTATATATTTGAGAATACGTACTTTAAAGAATTTGATTTTCTTATCTTGATCCACAAAATATCATGGACAACCCCAATAAACAGTCCTGTAATAAAAATTGGTATTCCAATAATCATAATAATAAAAAATGTGCTCCAAATTTCCGAAGAATACACCCAAAAAAAGATCTCTAGCAATAAAATGAACAAAGATATTGAGGCGATATTGTTTTTCATATTTTTTCCTTTGCACTCCGAGTCTTTCACTTAACGTTTTATCTACGAACTTCGCAAATATCCCATATCTGAAGTATTCGCGCAATGATCCCACTATCCTACCATTAGCTTAAAAGTCATTGCAGTTACAAAGCTTGTACTGCTGCATGCTTAAAACAAAAAAAAGCGCGCTATATGCGGAGTGGGATCAAAGTTTCTAAGAGAAGCAACATAACAAGCCAAGGCTCAGGAATGAATTCCTTAGCCTCGGCTTATGGGGTTTGCTATGCCTATTGTTCGCTTATATTACGGATTCGTCATCCGAACCTCGTCCCCAATCGCGATTACACCCGTTCTTACGACAGAAGCATATACGCCGAAGGTGAGTTGCAATTCATTGTTGACGACTTTCAGCAACGAAGAATCCCGTTCCAGCGAATCCGGATGTAATGTAATCATCGAGCAGCGCTCGCAGCCCTTATCGATCCGAAACTCTGCGCTTCCGATGATCAACTGCTTGCCGATCCATTCTGCTTCTCCCCCCTCTTGATCGTTAAGCGATACGATGAGATTCGCTCTGAATCGGCGCGGATCCAGCTCCTTCCCCCATAGCGCTTCGAGATGGAGAAGCGAACGATCCGTTACGATCAGAATATGGCTGTCGTCGATCCCGGTCCCCTCTCCGCTTCCCGTCTTATATTTCTTCATGCTTATTTTCACGCGAGCTAATCGCTGTATTTCCTGAAGAAGTTCTTCGTCCCAACGATATTGCTTCCCGTCCGGAGCCGTCACTACAACGCATGGCTCCCCTTCTTCGAAGCTATTCTCCTCGATGATCGCGCGGTAGTTCAACATCGCGGGGATTCCCCTCGCGGTAATAAAGCTATTCCAGCCTTCCTTCTTCTCGTCAACGAAAGCATGGAGGCGATCGCCGAATAGCCCGTATTGTTCAATGTTGCATTCCGATTCCAGCCGTTCCCCCGCAAAAGATTTGACGGGATACCGGAACATCTCGCGAACACTGCCGACGATCATCACAATTACGCCCCTTCCTCGGTGCTACAATACCGGACTTTTCGAACTCGAACTTTTAGTTGCTTACTCTGTCAAATTTAAATAGATAGGTTCCGGATCCGATCACTAAGCGAACGTCCGTCTCGATCGAATCAACCGTTAGAATACCTTCTACCCGTTCGATCGTCAATCCCGACTCCCGTATGGACTCCGGTTCGGCATTTGGCAGCCACACTTCAGCCGTCGTATTCGGCGGCACCTTGACGACGACCTGCATACGATCCCCTGTTTCGAGAAGCCATGCGGATCGGATTTCCCCGTATAGCGATTGGTACACGGCTTCCGCTTCCGTCAATCCCTCTCCGATCTGAGGCTTGATCACGATCTTCTTGTAGCCCGGCCCGCTCGGATCGGTATCGATCCCCGCGACGACCCGGTACAGCCAATCCCCGATCGCCCCGAAGGCGTAATGATTGAATGAGTTCATTTCGTCTTTCCAGAAGGAACCGTCTTGCTTAATGCCGTCCCAATGCTCCCAGATGGTCGTCGCTCCCTGGGTAACGGAATATAACCAAGAAGGGTATTCCCGCCGCAGCGCAAGACGGTATGCAAGATCATTATACCCGAAGCGGGTCAGCACGTGGCATAGGTATGGCGTACCGATGAACCCAGTCGTCAACTGCTCCCCGCTTTCTCGGATGTGGTCGGCTAGCATCTGCGCGGTCCGCGGACGGTCCTTCTCTTCCAAGAGGTCGAACATGAGCGCCAGCGCGTACGCCGTCTGAGTCGGACATGCGACTCTGCCGCTCGGAGTGACGAATTCCCGCCGGAAGGCTTCGCCGATCTTCGTTCGTAAATTCGCGTAAGTCCGCAAGTCGTCTGACTTGCCAAGAGCTTCCGCCGCTTCCGCGAGCAGCCCGGTCGAATAAGCGTAGAAAGCGGTCGCGATCAACTCCTTGGTCGTGGCGCCCGCGACCTGATCGCCCGGCCCGTCTAGCGCGAGCCAATCGCCGAAGTGAAAGCCCGTATTCCACAAATATTCGTCGGAACCTTGCGCCCTAATAAATTCGACCCAACTTCTCATGCTCTCGTACTGGGTTTCCAACAATCGCTTGTCTCCATAGCACAAATACATCGTCCAAGGCACGATAACCGCCGCATCCGACCAAGCGGAGGAATCGTAGCCGCAGAAGGGCAAATCCGGAACGACGTGCGGAACGCCGCCGTCCGGCCGTTGATCGGCCGCTAAATCCTTTAGCCATTTCGCGAAGAACGGAGCGACGTTGAAGTTATACGCCGCCGTTCTAACAAACGCCTGAGCGTCGCCGGTCCAGCCTAACCTCTCGTCTCGTTGCGGACAATCGGTCGGGACTTCCAAGAAGTTCCCCTTCTGTCCCCAGACGATATTCGATTGAAGCTGATTTAGTAAGGGGTCGGAACTGCGAAAGGCGCCTGTATGCTCCATATCGGTGTGAAGAACGCACGCCGTGAATCGGCCTGCCGCTTCTTCGGCTGTCAGGCCTTCGACGTGTACATAGCGAAATCCTTGAAAGCTGAAGATCGGCTCGTAAGTTTCTTCTCCGCCCCCCTTGCAAATGTAATGAATGGTCTGTTTCGCTGTTCTAAGGTTGGCCGTATGAAAGTTGCCATCCGCATCGAGCACCTCGGCATGCCGAACGATAATCGTCTTGCCGGCATCCGATTCGATCTTGAATCGCATCCACCCGACCAGATTTTGACCTATGTCGAGTACGACTTCTCCTCGAGGGGTCGTGAAGATCGAAGCGGGCTCGAGTTGCTGGATGATCCTTACCGGTTCCCCTTGCTGCGCGACTAGAGTTCCATGGAGCTCGTTAGTCAATCGAACAGACCGCCATCCCCTAGCCGAGAACCCCGGACGATGCCAATCATCCTGCTCCAACCGCGCATCATAAACTTCGCCATGATATAACTCCGACATACGAAGCGCGCCTGAGCCGCTTGTCCAGGATTCGTCCGATCTGACGATCTCCTCGCTCCCGTCTTCATAAGTCAAGTGAAGTTGAAGAAGCAAAGCACGTCGATTTCCATAGAACCGACGGCCGTCCATCCAGCCCAGATCCCCCGCGTACCACCCGTTGCCGAGCATGACTCCGATGGCGTTGTTCTCCTCCTGGATAAGCTCGGTGACATCGAACGTTTGATATTGCAGCCGCTTACGATAACTCGTCCAGCCCGGCGTTAATACGGCATCGTCGGCTGGTTGACCGTTTACGTATAACTTATAGACACCCAAAGCGGTCGCATAGATTCTTGCCGACGTTAGGGTTTCTCGAGATCGGAATTCCTTACGCAAGTAGTCGATCTCTTCCGGAAGCTCTTCGTCTTCGCGATCCGGCGCGATCCATGACGCCTTCCAATCTTCGGAATCTAGCAGCGCCGTCTCCCAGTACGCCGTCTCGCTCCATTCCGATTCCCGTTCCGCGTTATCCCATACGCGAACCCGATAATAATATCGCGTCCGCGAAGCTAGTTCCGCCCCCTCGTATGGAACAAGAACGGAATGATCGCTAGAAACGATTCCCGTATCCCATATCGGATGATCGAAACGGCTTTCCGCGGCAACCTGGATCCGGTAAGCCGTTTGCATTAAGCCTCTGGCTCCCGACGACAGCTTCCAACTGATTCGAGGCTTCCGATCGTCCAAACCAAGGGGATTACGTCGATATTCGCATCTCATATCATAAACATGTAAGCCCATATTGCAACTCCTCGCCATTTTGAGTTTTATCCGTGAAGTTCGCCTTGCCTCACTCTTTAACGCTGCCCAGTACTATTCCTTTAATAAAGAAACGCTGCAGGAATGGATATAGCAGCAATATCGGAAGCGCGCCCAGGAAGATCTGGGCCGATTTGGCCGTTTGATCGTTGATTTCCGAGTATCGTTCCATGCTCTTGACCGAGAACATGCTAAGATCTTGCTGGATAACGACCGTCTGAAGATAGCTCTGCAAAGGATAATCCGCAGGAGAGTTCATGAAGATCAAGCCGTCGAACCAGGCATTCCAATGGCCGACGGTCGAGAATAATGTTACTGTCGCCAGTGAGGCCATGGAGAGAGGGATGTATATCTTCCACAGTACGGTCAGGTGCCCCGCTCCGTCGATATAGGCCGCTTCTTCCAAATCCTTCGGCAACCCGCGGAAAAAATTCAGCATAAGGATAACGTTGAAGACGGGAACGGCTCCGGGCAGCACGAGAGCCCAGATCGAATCCAAGATCATCGTGTCTTTCACCATCATGTATAAGGGGATCAGTCCGCCGCCGAATAAAATCGTAAAAACGAATATCCATGCGTAAACCGTTCTGGAACGGAAAGCTGACGTCTCCTTGGATAATGGATAGGCGATAAGAACTGTGAGCAGCATGTTCAGAGACACGCCGATGCCGACCCGTTGCAACGTGATCAACATCGAATCGAGAAATTCTTTTTTGCTGCTTACGAATTCGTAGCTTCTGAAAGTGAACTGAACGGGCCACAGCTTGACGTATCCGGCTGCCGCGGCCTGGCTTGAACTGAATGAAACAGCCAGCACATGAATTAATGGCATTAAGCAAATCGCAGCCATCAAGGTCAAAAAGATATAGTTAAACGCGACGAAAGCGACTCTGCCGCGGGAGTAGCGTTCTACCATAGGATTGTTGCTCCCTTTAGAAAATTCTATAGTTGGCGATGCGGTACGCCATCACGTACGCCGCGATGACGAAGAAGCACGATACGACGGATTTGAACAACCCGGCCGCCGTAGCTACGCCGTATTGCGTCTCTACCAAACCGACTCGATAGACGAAAGTATCGATGATATCTCCTGTTTCGTACACTTGGGGACTGTAGAGATTAAATACTTGATCGAAGCCCGCGTTCAAGACGTTGCCCAGACTGAGAACCGCCAGCAGTACGATAATCGGGAGCATGCCGGGCAGCGTTACGTGAAAAGCCTGCTTCCAGCGATTGGCTCCGTCCATGATTGCGGCCTCATAGAGGCTCGGATTGATTCCCGTCAGGGCGGCCAAATAAACGATTGTATTAAAACCAAATTCCTTCCATACGTCCGAAGTAACCAACACGATACGGAACCAACTGTTGCTGCCTAGAAAATAGATCGGTTCGATCCCGAACCAGCCCAGAATATCGTTCACGAACCCGTTCGTGGGTGAGAGGATGTCGATC
Encoded proteins:
- a CDS encoding MOSC domain-containing protein translates to MIVGSVREMFRYPVKSFAGERLESECNIEQYGLFGDRLHAFVDEKKEGWNSFITARGIPAMLNYRAIIEENSFEEGEPCVVVTAPDGKQYRWDEELLQEIQRLARVKISMKKYKTGSGEGTGIDDSHILIVTDRSLLHLEALWGKELDPRRFRANLIVSLNDQEGGEAEWIGKQLIIGSAEFRIDKGCERCSMITLHPDSLERDSSLLKVVNNELQLTFGVYASVVRTGVIAIGDEVRMTNP
- a CDS encoding glycoside hydrolase family 78 protein, which gives rise to MGLHVYDMRCEYRRNPLGLDDRKPRISWKLSSGARGLMQTAYRIQVAAESRFDHPIWDTGIVSSDHSVLVPYEGAELASRTRYYYRVRVWDNAERESEWSETAYWETALLDSEDWKASWIAPDREDEELPEEIDYLRKEFRSRETLTSARIYATALGVYKLYVNGQPADDAVLTPGWTSYRKRLQYQTFDVTELIQEENNAIGVMLGNGWYAGDLGWMDGRRFYGNRRALLLQLHLTYEDGSEEIVRSDESWTSGSGALRMSELYHGEVYDARLEQDDWHRPGFSARGWRSVRLTNELHGTLVAQQGEPVRIIQQLEPASIFTTPRGEVVLDIGQNLVGWMRFKIESDAGKTIIVRHAEVLDADGNFHTANLRTAKQTIHYICKGGGEETYEPIFSFQGFRYVHVEGLTAEEAAGRFTACVLHTDMEHTGAFRSSDPLLNQLQSNIVWGQKGNFLEVPTDCPQRDERLGWTGDAQAFVRTAAYNFNVAPFFAKWLKDLAADQRPDGGVPHVVPDLPFCGYDSSAWSDAAVIVPWTMYLCYGDKRLLETQYESMRSWVEFIRAQGSDEYLWNTGFHFGDWLALDGPGDQVAGATTKELIATAFYAYSTGLLAEAAEALGKSDDLRTYANLRTKIGEAFRREFVTPSGRVACPTQTAYALALMFDLLEEKDRPRTAQMLADHIRESGEQLTTGFIGTPYLCHVLTRFGYNDLAYRLALRREYPSWLYSVTQGATTIWEHWDGIKQDGSFWKDEMNSFNHYAFGAIGDWLYRVVAGIDTDPSGPGYKKIVIKPQIGEGLTEAEAVYQSLYGEIRSAWLLETGDRMQVVVKVPPNTTAEVWLPNAEPESIRESGLTIERVEGILTVDSIETDVRLVIGSGTYLFKFDRVSN
- a CDS encoding carbohydrate ABC transporter permease, with amino-acid sequence MVERYSRGRVAFVAFNYIFLTLMAAICLMPLIHVLAVSFSSSQAAAAGYVKLWPVQFTFRSYEFVSSKKEFLDSMLITLQRVGIGVSLNMLLTVLIAYPLSKETSAFRSRTVYAWIFVFTILFGGGLIPLYMMVKDTMILDSIWALVLPGAVPVFNVILMLNFFRGLPKDLEEAAYIDGAGHLTVLWKIYIPLSMASLATVTLFSTVGHWNAWFDGLIFMNSPADYPLQSYLQTVVIQQDLSMFSVKSMERYSEINDQTAKSAQIFLGALPILLLYPFLQRFFIKGIVLGSVKE
- a CDS encoding ABC transporter permease; the encoded protein is MKIRWTRKIGSLRTLPLHLMILPGLALVLIYSYGPMIGIAMAFERYIPTRGIAGSEWIGWDNFRYLLDMPDSMDILRNTIIISFMKIVAGLFVPIIVALLLNEVRKESFKRGIQTMIYLPHFLSWIILGGVLIDILSPTNGFVNDILGWFGIEPIYFLGSNSWFRIVLVTSDVWKEFGFNTIVYLAALTGINPSLYEAAIMDGANRWKQAFHVTLPGMLPIIVLLAVLSLGNVLNAGFDQVFNLYSPQVYETGDIIDTFVYRVGLVETQYGVATAAGLFKSVVSCFFVIAAYVMAYRIANYRIF